The DNA region GGAGTTAAAAGACCTATCTTTACAAATAAATCATTTTTCTTGTCATGCCACCATCTACAATAAAGTTTGCTCCTGTGATGAATCCCGCTTCGTCAGATATTAAAAATAGCACTAAGCTTGCAATATCTTCTGGCTTTCCTACTCTTCCTGCGGGATGTTGTTTGTGATCAAGTTCTGTTAATTCTGGTTTTCTTCTTAAACTTTTCTTTTTCCATTCAGAAGTTTCAATCCAACCAGGGCTTATGCAGTTTACTCTAATCTCTGGTCCGAGGCTTATGGCAAGGGCGTGGGTAAGAGCATAAATTCCACCTTTTGATGCAGAATATGCTTCAGTGTTTGGTTCTGACATAAAAGCTCTTGTGGATGCAATGTTTATTATTACTCCTCCTTCTTTCTTCATATAAGGATAAACATATTTGGAACATAAAAAGGTTCCCGTTAAGTTTACTCCTAAAACCCTATTCCATTCCTCAAGGGTTAATTCTGAAATGGGTTTGTTAATAGAGATTCCAGCATTGTTTATAAGATAATTTATTTTTCCAAAACTTTTTGCTGTCTCCTCTACCATATTTATAACGTCCTCTTCTTTAGAAACATCAGTTTTAATAAATTTTATATTTCCTAATATTGAATATTCCTCTTCTGTTTCTTTTCCTGCCTCTTCATCAATTTCGGCAATAACCACAGAAATACCATTTTCCAAGAATTTTTTTGCTATGGCTTTTCCTATTCCTTGTCCTCCTCCTGTAATAATGGCAACTTTACCCATGCTTATCCCTCCTTAAATGGTTTTTAAATAATTATATAATTGATATACTGATAAGAACATTTACTCAAGGAGGTAAACCAATGAGTGTGGATATAAAAAAGCTCATATCTCAAATGACCCTTGAGGAAAAGGCAAGCCTTTGTTCTGGGCTTGACTTTTGGCATACAAAACCCATTGAAAGACTTGGAATACCATCTATAAGAATGTCGGATGGTCCTCATGGACTTAGAAAAGAAGAAACCATGTTTAGTAAGACTGTTCCTGCTACATGCTTCCCTACTGCTGTAACTATTGCAGCATCCTGGGATAAATCCCTTGCTGAGAAGATGGGAAAGGCTATTGGCGAAGAATGCCAGGCTGAAAATGTACAAATACTCCTTGGACCTGGAGTTAACATAAAAAGATCTCCCCTTTGTGGAAGAAACTTTGAATACTACTCTGAAGATCCACTCCTTGCAGGAGAACTTGCAGCCCATTTTATTAAGGGAGTACAAAGTGAGGGAGTAGGAACTTCTCTTAAACATTTTGCAGCAAACAACCAAGAACATAGAAGGCTTACTGTAAATGCCATCATTGACGAGAGAACCTTGAGAGAGATTTATCTTTCTGCCTTTGAGAGGGCAGTAAAAGAGGCAAAACCATGGACCGTTATGTGTTCATACAATAGAGTAAATGGGACTTATGCATCAGAGAATGAATTTCTTCTCACAAAGGTATTGAAAGAAGAATGGGGATTTGAAGGATTTGTAGTATCCGATTGGGGAGCAGTAAATGATAGGGTAATGGGACTTTCTGCAGGACTTGATCTTCAAATGCCTTATGATGGTGGATATGGAGACAAAAAGATCATTGAGGCAGTAAAAAGTGGAAAAATTCCTGAGGAGGTTCTTGATAGGGCTGTAGAAAGAATTCTTAGGATTGTATTCAAGGCAATAGAAAACAAAAAAGAAAATGCCACCTATGACAAGGAAACTCATCATAAAATTGCAAGAGAGATTGCAAGGGAATGTTTTGTGCTTCTCAAAAATGAAGGGGACATTCTTCCACTGAAAAAAGAAGGAAAGATTGCATTAATAGGAGCCTTTGCTAAGAACCCTCAAATACAAGGAGGAGGAAGTGCCCATGTAAATCCAACCATGGTAGATGATGCAGTAGAAGAGATAAGAAAGATGGTAGAAGGAAAGGCAGAGATTCTTTATGCCGATGGATATCATATAGAAAAGGATGAGGTAGATGAAAGACTTATAGAGGAGGCAAAAGAGGTTGCAAAGGTAGCGGATGTGGTGGTAATTTTTGCAGGACTTCCCGAAAGATACGAATCGGAAGGCTTTGACAGGCCTCACATGAAGATGCCTGAAAGCCACAATAGGCTAATAGAAGAAATCTCAAAGGTAAATGAAAATCTTGTGGTGGTACTTAGCAATGGAGCACCTATAGAGATGCCATGGTTAGAGAAGCCAAAGGCAATCCTTGAGACCTACAGAGGAGGACAAGCCTGGGGAGGAGCAGTTGCAGATGTTCTTTTTGGAGTAGTAAGTCCTTCTGGAAAGCTTCCAGAGACCTTTCCAAAGAAGCTAAGTGATAATCCGTCTTACTTATTCTTCCCAGGGGAGGATGACCGAGTAGAGTACAGGGAAGGGATATTTGTAGGATATAGGTATTATGATAAGAAGGAGATGGAAGTATTGTTTCCCTTTGGATATGGTCTTTCCTATACTACCTTTGAGTATTCAGACTTAAAGCTTGACAAGAAAGAGATGAGAGATGATGAAGTACTTAAGGTAAGTGTGAAGGTAAAGAATACGGGGAAGGTAAAAGGTAAAGAAGTAGTGCAGTTATATGTGAGGGATG from Dictyoglomus turgidum DSM 6724 includes:
- a CDS encoding glucose 1-dehydrogenase codes for the protein MGKVAIITGGGQGIGKAIAKKFLENGISVVIAEIDEEAGKETEEEYSILGNIKFIKTDVSKEEDVINMVEETAKSFGKINYLINNAGISINKPISELTLEEWNRVLGVNLTGTFLCSKYVYPYMKKEGGVIINIASTRAFMSEPNTEAYSASKGGIYALTHALAISLGPEIRVNCISPGWIETSEWKKKSLRRKPELTELDHKQHPAGRVGKPEDIASLVLFLISDEAGFITGANFIVDGGMTRKMIYL
- a CDS encoding glycoside hydrolase family 3 C-terminal domain-containing protein, producing MSVDIKKLISQMTLEEKASLCSGLDFWHTKPIERLGIPSIRMSDGPHGLRKEETMFSKTVPATCFPTAVTIAASWDKSLAEKMGKAIGEECQAENVQILLGPGVNIKRSPLCGRNFEYYSEDPLLAGELAAHFIKGVQSEGVGTSLKHFAANNQEHRRLTVNAIIDERTLREIYLSAFERAVKEAKPWTVMCSYNRVNGTYASENEFLLTKVLKEEWGFEGFVVSDWGAVNDRVMGLSAGLDLQMPYDGGYGDKKIIEAVKSGKIPEEVLDRAVERILRIVFKAIENKKENATYDKETHHKIAREIARECFVLLKNEGDILPLKKEGKIALIGAFAKNPQIQGGGSAHVNPTMVDDAVEEIRKMVEGKAEILYADGYHIEKDEVDERLIEEAKEVAKVADVVVIFAGLPERYESEGFDRPHMKMPESHNRLIEEISKVNENLVVVLSNGAPIEMPWLEKPKAILETYRGGQAWGGAVADVLFGVVSPSGKLPETFPKKLSDNPSYLFFPGEDDRVEYREGIFVGYRYYDKKEMEVLFPFGYGLSYTTFEYSDLKLDKKEMRDDEVLKVSVKVKNTGKVKGKEVVQLYVRDVESSYIRPEKELKGFEKVELEPGEEKEVVFYLDKRAFAFYNIDIKDWYVEDGDFEILIGKSSRDIVLRDKVFVKSTAKIKKTYHINSTIGDIMRDPIAWEKFKNFMSELEKRFSIPSYIDFMKRPERYIRNDCLRRMLFYYVRQGADMEEVERMFYKFIEELNTGGDN